The following DNA comes from Kitasatospora sp. NBC_01287.
ACGTTGGTGACACCGACCCGCCATGCTCGCCTCGCGGCAAGTGGTCGCTCGAAGCGACTAAGGTTGGGCCCGGGGGCTTGGATCGAGCCGGTGTCTCGTCCAATGTAACCCATCGGCCCCGCCAGGCAAGGCCGGGCGGCGGATTTTCGGTGCTTGGTCAGGTTCACCGGATCCTCTGTTGTTGGTTCCCCGCAATCAACGGACGATATTTCTGGGAACCCCCTGGTAGGTGGGACGATCGAGGCCTAGGATGCGCGAGGCGCAGCATCAACAAACTGTTGAAATGACCAAGTGGCGTTCCAGCAGGGCGTTGAAGACCGCCTGGCCGGCTCTTACCCCTCAGTGGACGGAAGAAGGACGTCGATGGCGACGGTGCCCAGTGTCTCCAACTCGATCACGGTGCGGCTGGAGGTCCCGGCCAGTGGCAGTGCGGTCAGCAACATCACCACCGCGGTGGAGTCCTCCGGCGGGTCGGTGACCGGCCTGGACGTGACGGCCTCGGGCCTGGAGGCGCTGCGGATCGACGTCACCGTCGCCGCCGCCTCGGTGGCGCACGGCGAGGAGATCGTCGAGAAGCTGCGCGCGATCGAGGGCGTCACGATCGGCAAGGTCTCGGACCGGACCTTCCTGATGCACCTCGGCGGCAAGATCGAGATGTCCTCGAAGCTGCCGATCCGCAACCGCGACGACCTCAGCATGATCTACACCCCCGGCGTGGCCCGGGTCTGCATGGCCATCGCCGAGAACCCCGAGGACGCCCGCCGCCTGACCATCAAGCGCAACAGCGTCGCGGTGGTGACCGACGGCTCGGCGGTGCTGGGCCTGGGCAACATCGGCCCGCAGGCCGCGCTGCCGGTGATGGAGGGCAAGGCGGCGCTGTTCAAGCGCTTCGCCGGGATCGACGCCTGGCCGATCTGCCTGGACACCCAGGACGCTGACAAAATCGTCGAGATCGTCCGTGCGATCGCCCCCGGCTTCGCGGGGATCAACCTGGAGGACATCTCCGCGCCGCGCTGCTTCGAGATCGAGGCCCGGCTGCGCGAGGCGCTGGACATCCCGGTCTTCCACGACGACCAGCACGGCACCGCCATCGTGGTGCTGGCCGCGCTGACCAACGCGCTGCGGGTGGTCGGCAAGGAGATCGGCGACATCCGGGTGGTGATGTCGGGCGCCGGCGCGGCCGGCACCGCGATCCTCAAGCTGCTGCTGGCCGCCGGCGTCGAGCACGCCACCGTCGCCGACGTGCGGGGCGTGGTGCACAGCGGCCGCGAGGACCTCAACGACTCGCTGCGCTGGATCGCCGAGCACACCAACCGCTCGGGCCGCACCGGCAGCCTCAAGGAGGCCGTGGCGGGGGCCGACGTCTTCATCGGCGTCTCCGCCCCGAACGTGCTGGACGGGGACGACATCGCCTCGATGGCCGACAAGGCGATCGTCTTCGCGCTGGCCAACCCGGACCCGGAGGTCGACCCGGCGGTGGCCCGGCAGACCGCCGCCGTGGTCGCCACCGGCCGCAGCGACTTCCCGAACCAGATCAACAACGTGCTGGTCTTCCCGGGTGTCTTCCGCGGCCTGCTGGACGCGCAGAGCCGCACGGTGAACACCGAGATGATGATCGCCGCGGCCCGGGCGCTGGCCACCACGGTCACCGACGACCAGCTGAACGCGAACTACATCATCCCCAGCGTCTTCCACCCGGACGTGGCCAAGACGGTCGCCGCCGCGGTGCGGGACGCCGCGCTGGCCGCCGCCGACCCGGCCGCCAGTGCCCCCTCGCGGCCCACTCCGGGCATCGTCGGGACCCTGGACACCGCGGCGTTCCCGGTGGTCAAGCTCTGATTCACCCCGCTCCTCGCGGCGCTCCGGGGGCGGTATCCGGTCGATCACCTGGCCGAATACCGCCCCTGCCCGTGCCGACCTGGCTCGATCCCTTGCGACACAAGGGGAAGGGCGTGTTTGGGCTTGTCCCCGTCAGGGCGTACGGTAGCCCTGCACGGGGCAGGCGTGTCCGACAAGTACGGAACGTCCCCCAACCACTCGGCGAGTCGTTCCCGGCCGCCGCCCGCGTCGGTCCGCCGGCGCCGACGGAGCGTCACAGCTGCGTGGGGAGGGCGCCGTTCGGGGTGGACGGCCGAGGCCCGATTGGCTTTCTCGGGGCCGGTAAGGGCAGGATTCGTTCCCAGGCAGGCACGTGGCAGGACTGACACGGTGCGCGGCCCGGAGCACGAGCCGGGCCCCTACCACCAGCCGCCTGAACGAGCACAGTGTGCGGACCAGCGGCCCAACCGGGTGCCTCCGGAGGGACGACCGATGGGCCCCCGCACACCGCAACGAACAGACCACAGGAGTACACATGAACCGCAGTGAGCTGGTGGCCGCTCTGGCCGACCGCGCCGAGGTGACCCGCAAGGACGCCGACGCCGTTCTGGCGGCCTTCGCCGAGGTTGTCGGCGAGGTTGTGGCCAAGGGTGACGAGAAGGTCACCATCCCCGGTTTCCTGACCTTCGAGCGCACCCACCGTGCCGCCCGGACCGCCCGCAACCCGCAGACCGGTGAGCCGATCCAGATCGCGGCCGGCTACAGCGCCAAGGTGAGCGCCGGCTCCAAGCTCAAGGAAGCCGCCAAGGGCGTCTGATCCTCTGTGGAGCGGGGGCGGTCCGGTGCGCCGGACCGCCCCCGCTCTGCCGTTTCCGCGCGCGCTCGACATAGGGTCGAGCACCATGCGCGTACTGGTACTGGAGGACGACCCCGGGCTCGGCCCGGAGATCGCCGACACGCTGCGCCGGGCCGGCTTCGCCGTCGATCTGGCCGTCGACCTGGCCGAGGCCGACCTCAAGCTGTCGATCACCGACTACCACTGCCTGGTCGCCGACCGCGCCCTGCCCGACGGCGACGCGATCGGCCTGCTGGCGGACCGCCGCCGGGCCGGCTGGCTGCGCCCGGTACTGCTGCTCACCGCGATGGACTCGGTGGCCGACCGGGTCACCGGCATCGAGGCCGGTGCCGACGACTACCTGGTCAAGCCCTTCGCCGCCGCGGAGCTGGTGGCCCGGGTGCGCAACCTCTGCCGCCGCCCCGAGCCCCGCTCGCCCGAGCTGCGACTGGGCGACCTGGAACTGGACCTGCCGCGCCGCCGGGTCACCCGGGGCGGGGTGCTGCTCAGCCTGACCGCCAAGGAGTTCGCGGTCCTGGAGCTGCTGATGCTGCAGGCCCGGTGCGTGGTGACCCGCAGCCGGCTGATCGAGAGCTGCTGGGACGAGCGGCACGAGCCGATGTCCAACGTGGTCGACGTGCTGATCGGCCAGCTGCGCCGCCGGCTCGGGCCGCCGGACCCGATCGAGACGGTGCGCGGCGCGGGCTACCGGCTGATCGACCCGGCCGAGCGGGACGGCTCCGCGTGACCTCCCCCGCCGTCCGCCGCCTGCGCAGGCTGCGCTGGACCCTGACACTGCTCTTCGCCGCCGCCACGGCCGGCTGCCTGCTGGTGCTGGCCACGCTCGCCGCGCACACCGACGCCCACTCCCGGGCCAGGGAGCTGGACAGCGAGGTGACCGGCCGGGCCGGCGGCCTGGCCCGCGCGCTCTGGTTCGACGGCGGCGTGCTCGCCACCGAACCGCTGGACGAGGACGAGCTGGCCCGCGGCGCCGAGGTGCTCGCGGCGCTGCAGCGCGGGCCGCGGGGCGGGGTGCCGAGCGTGCCGCGCTGGGCGCGCCCCGGCCCCGACCGGCTGCCCGGCCCCCAGCTGCTCTCCCGGCTCTGGGGGCAGGTCCAGGACACCCAGGGGACCGCGCTGGCCACCGGCCCCGGCGGTGGCGGCCGGACGCTGCGCTGGGCGGCGGCACCGGTCTGGGACGGTGACGACATCGCCGCCCTGGTGGTGGTCGGCACCGATCCGGCGCGCAGCGGGGCCGACCACGCGCGGCTGGTCGGCCGGCTACTGCTGGGCTGCTCCGGCCTGGTGCTGGCGGCGGCCGCGGCCGGGCACCTGCTCTCCGGGCGGGCGATGCGCCCGGCCCTGCTCGGCCTGGAGCGCCAGGAGCAGTTCCTCACCGAGGCCGCGCACGAGCTGCGTACTCCGCTGGCCACGCTGCGCCTGGTGGTGGAGCGGGGTGCCGCCGCGCCCGGCCTGGCCCTGGGCGCGCTGGCCGAGGCGACGGTGCTGAGCGAGCGGCTGGCCCGCCTGGTCGGCGGGCTGCTGGCCCGGGCCAGGATCGAGGCGGGCACCCAGCTGGTGGAGCTGACACCGCTGCGGCTGGACCAGTTGGTCGAGCAGTGCGTCGCCGAGCTGCCCGCCGCCCCGCCGGCGCCGCGGGGCGGCGGGGCGGGCGGTGCAACGGGCGACGGGACGGACAGCGGGACGGACGGCGAACGGCCCCGGGTGACGGTGCGGCCCGCCGAGCAGCCGGTGATCGTGCGCGGCGACCCGGAGCTGCTCGGGCAGGCGGTGCGCAACCTGGTGGAGAACGCGCTGCGACACGGCGGCGGCACCCCGGTGACGGTGACCGTAGAGCCCGGCCTGGTCACCGTCACCGACGGCGGCCCCGGGGTGCCCGAGCAGCGCCGCGAGGCGGTCTTCCGACGGGGAGTCACCAGCGGCGCGGGCACCGGCACCGGGCTGGCCATCGTGCGCTGGGTGGCCGAGCTGCACGGCGGCAGCGCGCGGCTGGCCGCGGCCCCGGGCGGCGGGGTGCGGGCCGAGCTGCGGCTGCCGGCGCACTGAGACCGGCCGGCACCTGGTGGGCGTCCGGGACCGGCCCGGCCGAGCGGCGGTCCTCATCGTCCGCTCATCCGGCTCCTGCCAGGCTGCTGCCGGGCACCGCGCGAATCCCCCTCGCGCCGGTGCGTGGCGAGGACACACCTGGCGGGGTGCCCGCCACACGCGGAGGGGCCGCCCTGGCGGGGGCGGCCCCTTCACACGCGTCCGTGGCCCCGCACCGGCGTCAGACCGCCGCGAGCATCCCCTGCTCGCTGGGCAGCTCGACATGGGCGCCCAGCCCCCGCAGCTTCTCCATGAAGTTCTCGTAGCCGCGGTTGATCAGCGAGATCCCGTGCACCGTCGAGGTGCCCTCGGCGGCCAGCGCCGCGATCAGGTAGGAGAAGCCGCCACGCAGGTCGGGGATCACCAGCTCGCCGCCGAGCAGCTTGGAGGGTCCGGAGACGACCGCCGAGTGCAGGAAGTTGCGCTGCCCGAAGCGGCACGGCGTGCCGCCCAGGCACTCCCGGTAGAGCTGGATGTGCGCGCCCATCTGGTTCAGCGCGGAGGTGAAGCCGAGCCGCGACTCGTAGACGGTCTCGTGCACGATCGACAGGCCCGCGGCCTGGGTCAGCGCGACCACCAGCGGCTGCTGCCAGTCGGTCTGGAAGCCGGGGTGCACGTCGGTCTCCAGGGCGATCGCGTTCAGTTCGCCGCCCGGGTGCCAGAACCGGATGCCCTCGTCGTCCACCGCGAAGGCGCCGCCGACCTTCCGGAAGGTGTTGAGGAAGGTCATCATCTCCAGCTGGCGCGCGCCGCGGACGTAGATGTCGCCCTTGGTGGCCAGCGCCGCGCACGCCCAGGAGGCCGCCTCCAGGCGGTCCGGCAGCGCCCGGTGGTCGTAGCCGCCGAGCTCGTCCACCCCGGTGATCTGGATGGTGCGGTCGGTGCCCATCGAGATGATCGCGCCCATCTTCTGCAGCACGCAGATCAGGTCGACGATCTCCGGCTCGATGGCCGCGTTGCGCAGCTCGGTGTCGCCCTCGGCGAGCACGGCGGTGAGCAGCACCTGCTCGGTGGCGCCGACCGAGGGGTAGGGCAGCTCGATCTTGGTGCCGCGCAGCCGCTGCGCGGCCACCAGGTAGGTGCCCTGGGGGTGCTTCTCGATGGTGGCGCCGAACTGGCGCAGGACCTCGAAGTGGAAGTCGACCGGCCGGCCGCCGATGTCGCAGCCGCCCAGGCCCGGGATGAAGGCGTGGCCGAGCCGGTGCAGCAGCGGGCCGCAGAACAGGATCGGGATCCGGGAGGAACCGGCGTGCGCGTCGATGTCGGCGACATTGGCGCTCTCCACGTGCGAGGGGTCGAGGATCAGCTCGCCCTCCTCGTCGCCGCTGCGCACGGTCACCCCGTGCAGCTGGAGCAGGCCGCGCACCACCTTGACGTCGCGGATGTCCGGCACGTTGCGCAGTCTGCTGGGCCCCTGGCCGAGCAGGGCGGCCACCATCGCCTTGGGCACCAGGTTCTTGGCGCCGCGGACACGGATCTCGCCTTCCAGCGGGTTTCCGCCGTGCACCAGCAGGACGTCGTCGGTCATCGTTCTCGCAATCCGGGGTTCGCAGCCGGGGCCACAGAGGCGCCCCGCGACTGGGGGAGAGGTAGGACCGGCGGACGTACGGCATCGGACCGCACGGGCGCCACCTTTCGATAGATGGTAGTAGCCGGTCGACCGGTTCCCTGTCCGCCGCCTGGTGATCATGCTCTCTTAGGGTGGAAGCCCGCCGGGCTGTCCGCCGAGCGGGTGAGGCGCGGCGCGGTGGAGGTTTCACCGTCGGCTGCGGGATCATGTGTGGCATGACCGCGGCCCCCTCCCACACAGGCCGGCTCCTGGTGGCGACCCCCGTGCTCACCGACCCGAACTTCGCCCGGTCGGTGGTGCTGCTGCTGGACCACGACGAGCAGGGCGCCCTCGGCGTCGTCCTCAACCGGCCCACGCCGGTGGAGGTCGGTGATGTGCTGGACGGCTGGGCGGAGCTGGCCGGCGATCCCCAAGTGGTCTTCCAGGGCGGGCCGGTGGGCCTGGACTCGGCGCTCGCGGTGGCGGTGGTGCCGGGTGAGCCGGGCCCCGAGGACCCGCTGGGCTGGCGCCGGGTGCACGGCGCGATCGGGCTGGTCGACCTGGAGGCGCCGCCGCAGGTGCTGGCCGGGGAGCTGGGCGGCCTGCGGGTCTTCGCCGGCTACTCGGGCTGGACCCCCGGGCAACTGGAGGCGGAGATCGCCGAGGGTGCCTGGTACCTGGTGGACGCCGAGCCTGGCGACATCTCCTGTCCCAGCCCCGAGCGGCTCTGGCGCGCGGTGCTGCGCCGCCAGCGCGGCGTGCTCGCGATGCTCGCCACCTACCCCGAGGACCCCACCCTCAACTAGCCGCAGTGGGCGCCCGTCGAGTGGCAGGGGTCCGTTTCCCGCGCGGCCCCCATAGACTTGGCGCCTATGAGCACTCTTGAGCCCGAGCGCGGTCTCGGCACCGGCACCCTGGTCGAGCCCGTCCCGCAGGTGTCCCACGGCGACGGCGACCACGAGCGCTTCGCGCACTACGTCCAGAAGGACAAGATCATGGAGAGCGCGCTCTCCGGATCCCCGGTGGTCGCGCTCTGCGGCAAGGTCTGGGTGCCCGGGCGCGACCCGAAGAAGTACCCGGTCTGCCCGATGTGCAAGGAGATCTTCGAGGGCATCGAGCCGGCCGGCGGCGGGGACGACAAGAAGAAGTAGACCGGTCGGCCCGGTGCGCAGTGGTCTATGCCAATCTGGCCCGGCGGGGCAGGATGGCCCGCATGGACCTGATCCCCGCGCCGATCGCCCTCCAGCTCCCCGCTGCCGCCGAGGGGCCCGCTGACCGCCCCGGCGCCGACCCCGGCCTGGCGCTCGGCCCGGCGAGCACCCTGGCCGGCGGGCCCGGCACCGAGGACGCCGAGCGCTGGCTGCGCTCCGTGCTCGGCGCGGCCACCGGACTGGCGCTGCCCGGGGCGGTGGACCCGGTGATCGGGTTGCGGCTGGACGCGGCGCTGGCCCCCGAGGAGTACCGGATCTCGGTGGACGCCGAGCGCGCCCGGATCACCGCGGGCGGACCGGCCGGCGCGCACTGGGGGGCCCAGACGCTGCGTCAGCTGCTCGGTCCCGAGGCCTACCGGCGAGCCCCGCTGCGCCGCACCGGCTGGCGGCTGCCCGCCTGCGAGATCACCGACGCGCCCCGGTTCGGCTGGCGCGGGGTGCTGCTCGACGTCGCCCGTCACTTCCTGCCGCTCGCCGACCTGCTGCGCTACGTGGACCTGCTGGCCGCGCACAAGCTCAACGTGCTGCACCTGCACCTCACCGACGACCAGGGCTGGCGTTTCGAGGTCAAGCGCTACCCGCGGCTGACCGGGGTCGGTGGCTGGCGGGAGCGCTCGATGGTCGGCTACCGGACCGCCCAGCGGCGCGACGACCGGCCGCACGGCGGCTACTACACCCAGGACGACCTGCGCGAGCTGGTCGCCTACGCGGCCGAGCGCGGCATCACCGTGCTGCCCGAGATCGACCTGCCCGGCCACACCCAGGCGGCCATCGCGGCCTATCCCGAGCTGGGCAACACGGACGTGGTGGACACCGCCGCGCTCGGGGTGTGGACCGACTGGGGGGTCAGCGAGAACGTGCTGAACGCCTCCGACGCCACGCTGGCCTTCTTCGAAGGGGTGCTGGAGGAGTTGCTGGAGGTCTTCCCCTCCGAGTTCGTCCACCTCGGCGGGGACGAGTGCCGCAAGGACCAGTGGCGGGCCAGCCCGGCGGCCCGGGCGCGGATCGAGGAGCTGGGCCTGGCCGACGAGGACGAGCTGCAGAGCTGGATCATCCGGCACTTCGACGGCTGGCTGACCGCGCGCGGGCGGCGGCTGATCGGTTGGGACGAGATCCTGGAGGGCGGCCTGGCCAAGGGTGCCGCGGTGGCCTCCTGGCGCGGGTACGCGGGCGGGGTGGCCGCCGCGCGGGCCGGGCACCAGGTGGTGATGTGTCCCGAGCAGCAGGTCTACCTGGACCACCGGCAGGCCGAGGGCCCCGAGGAGCCGGTGCCGATCGGCTTCGTGCGTACCCTGGCCGACGTCTACCGCTTCGAGCCGGTGCCCCCGTCACTGGATGAGGTGAGTGCCCGTCAGGTGATCGGCACCCAGGCCAACCTCTGGAGCGAGTTCGCCGACAGCGCCCGGGACCTGGACTACCGGGCCTTCCCGCGGCTGGCCGCCTTCGCCGAGGTCGCCTGGTCGCCGCTGCCGCGCGAGGCGGGCGGCCGCGACCTGGCCGGCTTCGAGGCGCGGATGCGCACCCACTACGCCCGGCTGGACGCGCTCGGCGTCGCCTACCGCCCGCCGGCCGGCCCGCACCCGTGGCAGCGGCGCCCCGGCGTGGCCGGCCGCCCGCTGCCCGGCCCGCCGCCGCAGGACTGACGCCGCAGGGCTGACGCCGCAGGGCTGACGCCGCAGCGCCGGCGCCGCAGGACTGACGCACGGTCCGTCCGGCGCCGGCCTGACGAATCGTCAGTCGAACAATGTGATCATCTGGGAACCTTTGCTTGGCCCGCGGCGTCAAAAGCAGGTGAACATCCGGTCTCATTTGTGGGGGATCTGCCCGAAAAGCGACCGGATCGTCCGGGACCCCGAGGGTGATCACGGTGCTCGATGTGCCAGAGTTGCCCGACCCGGTGGGCTGCTTCAGTTCGGCGGCCCCGGCCCGTACGCTACGGGCGGCACCGCGGACCCGCGGTGGTGAGGAACGGGCCGGCCTGGCGCCGGTCGCAGAGCGGCTGAGCACGGTCCCGGGCCGGGGTCCGGCAACAGCCCGAAAGACTGGAGCACGGTGGGATCCTGGTGAACCGGACGATCATGCTGCCGACCTCCCTCGACGAGGCCGTCGAGGCTCTGGGTGCCAGTCCCGCCGCCGTCCCGGTGGCCGGCGGGACCGACCTCATGGAGGCCGTCAACGCCGGACGGCTGCGCCCCGGCGCGCTGGTGGGCCTGGGCCGGATCACCGAACTGCGCGGCTGGCGCTACGAGGACGGCGGCACCGCCGTGCTCGGCGCGGGCCTGACGCTGGCCCGGATGGACCGCCCCGACTTCGCCGCGCTGATCCCGGCGCTGGCCGACGCCGCCCGCACCGCGGGCCCGCCGCAGACCCGCAACGTCGGCACGCTGGGCGGCAACATCGCCACCGCGGCCGCCACCGGCGACACCCTGCCGGTGCTCGCCGCGCTGGAGGCCGTGGTCACCCTGGCCCGGGCCCCGCGGGCCGGTGAAAGTGCCACCCGCGAGGTCCCGGTCAGCCACCTGCTCACCGGCATCGACCCGATGCGCCCGGGCGAACTGCTCACCTGGGTGCGGGTCCCGCTGCTGCACGCCCCGCAGGTCTTCCTCAAGGCCACCGGACGCAGCGGCCCCTCGCGCGCCACCGCGTCGGTCGCGCTGGTGCTCGACCCGGCCCGGCGCGCGGTGCGCTGCGCGGTCGGCGCGGTGGCGCCGGTGCCGCTGCGGCCGCTGGAGGCCGAGGCCTGGGTGGCGGGCTGCGTCGACTGGGACGCCCGCGGCGAGGAGGGCGCGCAGTCGATCGATCCGGCTGCCGCGGCCGCCTTCGGCGAGTACGTGGCGAGCGCGTGCGTGCCCGACGGCTACGGGGCTGACGCCTCGTCGGCACTGCTGTCCGAGGGGCCGACGGCGGCGGCCGTGCGGCTACGGCGTACCGTGGCGGTGCTGGCCCGCCGGGCACTGGGAAGGGCACTGAAGTGACGGCCGAGGTGACCGCCGACATGGCGCACGAACCGACGAACCACCCCGTCCAGCTGGGTGGCGACGGACGCCCCACCGCGTCCTACACGCTGCGGGTGAACGGCTTCGAACGGCCGGTCACCGACGCCTGGATCGGCGAGAGCCTGCTCTACGTGCTGCGCGAGCGGCTCGGCCTGGCCGGCGCCAAGAACGGCTGCGAGCAGGGCGAGTGCGGGGCCTGCTCGGTGCAGGTGGACGGCCAACTGGTGGCCGGCTGCCTGGTGCCGGCCGCGCTCGCGGCGGACAGCGAGATCAGCACCGTGGAGGGCCTGTCGGCCGGCGGCGCGGCCAGCGACGTGCAGCAGGCGCTCGCCGACTCGGGCGCGGTGCAGTGCGGGTACTGCACCCCCGGCATGGCGATGGCGGTGCACGACCTGCTGCAGCGCAACCACCGGCCCAGCGAGGTGGAGGCCCGTCAGGCGCTCTGCGGCAACCTCTGCCGCTGCACCGGGTACCGCAGCGTACTGGCGGCCGTGCAGACGGTCGCGGACGCGCGCGGGACGGCACTGCTGGAGGCGGAGCAGGCCGCCGAGGCCGCGTCGGCCGCCGCATCGACCACGGCGTCAGCCACCGCGTCGGCCCCGGCCACCGGGACGGACCCGTCCTCGCGGGAGGCGGCCGCCCAGCTCCCGCCGCCGGTCGGCGCGCGGGCCGCCGAGCCGCTGGACCCGCCGGTCTACCAGGACGCCTGGACCGCGACGGCGACCACCGGCGAGGTCCCGCTCTTCGGTGCCGACAGCGGTTGGATCAGCGCCGACCCCGTGCCGCCCGCCCGGTCCGCCGCCGAGCAGCCCGGGGTGACCGCCGCGGGCACCGGCCTCGGGGCGATCCCGGCCCAGGGCTACCACGGCTACGACCCGACCGCCTACGGCCCTGGCACGGTCTACGACGCGGGCGCGAGCTACGAGCCCACCCCCGCGCACGGCACCGCCGCGCCGGGCGCACCGTTCGAGGGCACCCCGGCGCACGGCACGCCGTACGAGCCGACGCCCGCGCACGGCGTCCCGTACGACGCGACCCCGGCGCACGGCACCGACTACCCGGCCGCGCCGCCCTACGCCGCCGGGCCGTACGCCGCCGCGCCCTACCCGGGCACCGGCTACGAGTCCGTCGGCTACCAGGGCACCCCCGCGCACGGGATCCCGGCCCCGGCCACCCCGTTCGACGGCGCCTTCGAGGGCACCTTCGACGGCACGGTCTACGAGACCGACCCCGGCCCGCCCGAGGCGGGCACCCCCGCCCACGGCCTCCTCCTGCCCGAGGACGACCACGCATGAGCGCGCCCACCGACCCGACCGCCGCCACCGGCACCCCCGCCGGCGCGGCCACCGCCGCCGAGCCCACCGAGCGCCCGTTCGGCCTGGGCAGCTCGCCGCTGCGCACCGACGCGCTGCCCAAGGCGCTCGGCATCTACCCGTACGCCGCCGACCTGTGGGCCGAGGGGCTGCTCTGGGGCGCCGTGCTGCGCTCGCCGCACCCGCACGCCCGGATCGTCTCGGTCGACACCTCGGCCGCCCTGGCGATCCCCGGCGTGCACGCCGTGCTCACCGCCGCCGACCTGCCCGCGCCCACCCTGCCGAGCGACCGCCCGGTGCTGGCCGCCGAGGTGGTGCGCCATCAGGGCGAGCCGGTGGCCGCCGTGGCCGCCGACCACCCCGACACCGCGCGGCTGGCCGCCGCCTCGATCGCCGTCGAGTACCAGCTGCTCGACGCGCTCACCGACCCCGAGCAGGCCTTCCACGGCCCGGCCCTGCACCCGGACGGCAACCTGCTGCGGCACCTGCCGCTGCGCACCGGCGACCCGGAGGTGGTCGGCGAGGTGGTGGTCGAGGGCCTCTACCAGGTCGGCCGCCAGGACCCGGCGCCGATCGGCGCCGAGGCGGGCCTGGCCGTGCCGCGCCCGGACGGCGGCGTGGAGCTGCACCTCTCCTCCACCGACCCGCACGGCGACCGCGAGCGCACCGCCGCCTGCCTGGGCCTGGAGCCGGACCGGGTGCGGCTGGTGGTCACCGGGGTGCCCGGCGCCACCGCCGACCGCGAGGACCGCTCCTTCCAGACCACGCTGGCGCTGCTGGCGCTGCGCACCGGCCGCCCGGTCAAGATGACGCTCACCCGCGAGGAGTCCTTCCAGACCCACGCGGCCCGGCACCCGGCGCTGCTGAGGTACCGCCACCACGCCGACGCGCAGGGCAGGCTGGTCAAGGTCGAGGCGCAGATCCTGCTGGACGGCGGCGCCTACGCGGACGTCTCGGCCGAGGTGCTGGCCGCCGCCACCGCCTTCTCGGTGGGCCCCTACGTCTGCCCGAACGTCTTCGTGGACGCCTGGGCGGTGCGCACCAACAACCCTCCGGCCGGCCGGCTGCGCGGCGAGGGCTCG
Coding sequences within:
- a CDS encoding xanthine dehydrogenase family protein subunit M; the protein is MLPTSLDEAVEALGASPAAVPVAGGTDLMEAVNAGRLRPGALVGLGRITELRGWRYEDGGTAVLGAGLTLARMDRPDFAALIPALADAARTAGPPQTRNVGTLGGNIATAAATGDTLPVLAALEAVVTLARAPRAGESATREVPVSHLLTGIDPMRPGELLTWVRVPLLHAPQVFLKATGRSGPSRATASVALVLDPARRAVRCAVGAVAPVPLRPLEAEAWVAGCVDWDARGEEGAQSIDPAAAAAFGEYVASACVPDGYGADASSALLSEGPTAAAVRLRRTVAVLARRALGRALK